Within Topomyia yanbarensis strain Yona2022 chromosome 2, ASM3024719v1, whole genome shotgun sequence, the genomic segment taatttatatattaGTTATACGATACTTACTGCTTGAAAAACTAAATAACTAAAATTGTTGATGTACAACCATTTCGATTCTTTACCTTAATCttagaaaaatacaaattcttaCCAATATCCGGATCATTGGTTTGAAGAAGCGCCAAAAATGGTGTACCTTCTAGTTCCTTGAGGTATCGCAGTAATATGTACCATATATTCCACCTTGTTTCACAAACCTTCGGTGGTAGAGcagttttatggaacatgaacaTTTGGCGATTGGCTTTCTTGTGCATTCTGAGGCATTTTTGTTGATGTTCGAGAGGCGAGTTTTGTACTCTCGCAAGACGTCCCATACAGCCAATTGAGCTGTATGGGCTCCACATCTTACACTTTCCAGGATGTCGATGTTTATCATCTTATCATCTTCGCCATCTTCAAACAGTTCATCGTCGTATTCGGTTCGAGATAAATCTTCAACGAAGTCGTCATTTTCAGGTACCATCTGTAATTCGCATTCTAAAATGTCTTCCTCATCTCTAACAAAGGTTTCAGTCAGTTCCGGTGTTTCGATATTCTCCGAATCACAAGAGTTCGCAACAAGTGAATATTCTTTGCGAAGAATACTACCGAGGGAGCCCTCTAGGGTATCTCCCAACAGTCGTTTCATGTATCGAACTGCGGCCAATATATTTTGACCATTGTCGCTGGTGATAGCCACAATTTGCGAATATTCAATCCCAAAAACCTTGATCTCATCCATAATTACTCGTTGTAGATTCTCTTGCGTCTGTCTTTCAGGCATTTCGTGAGCAGctgaattaaaataaattgaaacatgATTTTAATACTGATTAAAGTCTTAAGGCGTAAACACAATAAGCTGCGTTGCGGCAAATGCGGCAAGGACTAAAATCGCTGCCGCAGTGAATGCGGCAAGAAGATATTTAGCAATTGCTCAACCACAAACTTTAAAGCTACAGCGATGGTTTATACATTATTATACATCAATAGATTGCAAATAATATAGACTAcatgttttttgtttttattaacgACATTTAAACCAAAAGGGTGCATTCATTTCGGGAATATAGACTACAGTTTATAAATGAAAGTCCTGTGAAATTCATTTGAAGTACTAAACAAACTACGAAGAGAAATTCAGCAATTTCATTTATTCAGTCAATATTTATATTTAAATCGATGGCATACACATTTTTATACATCAAACAATGACAATGGATGCAGGTAAaagtttctgatttttttttcgttaaaaattcATTGGATGTTATATTGTAGAATTGCAGAATAAATGAGATTTCTCACACTGAAAATATTGTTCCAGTAAATCTCTAAACATGACTGCTCTTAAAACTATTGTTTGCTCAAATAGTATTggtaagaaaaaatatttccaacaAACCCAGACGACAGTTAAAAATGTTACGATTGTCTGTAACCATATTCAGTGTTCAAGTAAAGAAAAACTTGTAGTTAAAATGATCCTTTCATCCTTTTCAATTTTACTACACATTaacacaataatatttttttactatGACTAAGGTAAGATTGAAATTATAATTTCCACAATTTTCAACTAATCAACTATGGTAGAAAGTTAATAACTTCAAATTTTAGACATCTTAGAAAAGGTTTGTGCCAAAATGGTAGATGATGAATTTGAGAACAAGCATATTTTAACAAAAAGCGAAATGAAAATCCatctaaaaattaatatttcgaAATCAGGCTTACAAATTCTTTAGAATTTATTTACTTTCGTCATCTATACCTGCAAGTTTTGTGGTATTTGACATTTCAAGCATTTCTATTGGTATGTGAGGTTCTTATGGACGATTCAGGAGATTCCAGAACCAGTTTTCCGGGACACCCCATGGGCCGCAGATGCTTCTGTCAAACGGAATTTATTCACGGGTATATCTTAATGTTTCttcggaaaatgaaataaaCATAAATGTATATAAAATGACGTTTACAATAATGAAATCACAAAGAGCCACTATTATAAAAAACTTCAATCGATAAAAATgaatataaaaattgtataaGACACCAGATGGATCTCAACGTCCGTCGTGATTCCATACATGGAATAATACCATACATCGTAAAtcaagattttcaaaaattactgatTATAGTAAGAAATACCATGTGCGTTCAAAAACGGGCATGTTATATAGTAAACaccaataaaaaatttcattaaagTTACCATGGAACATTTATATGATACACCATTTTCTGTCTAAAAAGAATATTTGTTGTACAAAATTTATATGGTGCATTATATTACATTTAACCCTTAAAATAGTAACATCTATCATACTTGTTTTTTCAATGTTCTATTTTGATATTTCTATGAGATTTTGGTGTGTGTATTTCTAATGAATTTCAAGCATATTCGTAAACTGAAGCCTACATAATTTGGAAACGACTGTTGTACAAAAATGTATATGTTATTGCTTTGAATTTAAAGTTATTAGCTGAACAACATATATTTCTGAAATTCTACGATTCCTATCATTTGTTGGAAAAGatacaataaatttcaaaagagTTTCCCTTAATAATTGTAGCCTACATAAATTGCAATGGTTCGAAGTACAAAAATATGTATGTCATCgcattgaattcaaaataagtgaaatttctgaatttcttcatatttctattttttaagCATTTCCAAtgactttcaaaaaatattttaccacGAATAGTAGCCTACATTAATTGCAACAGAATAATCTCTGAAAATAATGTGCCTTCCTCTTGAATTCCCAGTTATACGATAAATAAATCCACGCACGTCTGCCGAACGCGCTTGCCGCAttcttgttgagaaattttaaacccTGCAGCCGCCGCAACGAGCCGCATCACAGTCTTTGTGGGTACACGCATCCAATCGAAAtggtttaaacaaaattgcCGCGCCGTATCGTGCCGCACCGCATTGATTATGTTCGAGCCTTTACACGGAAGTGATTTGCGCCACCAGTGGTAATTGAGCCATTGAACAATGTTCTGAAGTTAAATATCACAATATGCAAGGTGTTTCTTTCAGCATTGCAAACCTTTGGGAGATGAAAAAGCATTATATTTTGTGGAAAAACTTCACCATTACTATTAACCATCAAACGTTAAAGGGTTATTAGACTTTACCTGTTATTTTCTTATACAAACGGAAATACGAAACgaaagatgatgatgatgtgaATTGAGAACTTTCGCTTCGTATTtccgtttttcttaaaaaaaacctgCACAAAAAGTTCAACAAATATACTATTTTCAATATATAGATACATAAAAAGCTGGTGGTTGGTCCGTTGGTGTTATTATTCCATATATTTAATTACATAATATGATAAATTTTACTTACCTAAATGCATTATCTGTACAATGCCGTCGTCATCCGTAAAAGTCAAGTTTATGCCAAAAATCGACTTCGAATGCCGGGTTGCTGCATCTACTTTAAGGCAAATTGGCTTTTGGTAAAACT encodes:
- the LOC131683230 gene encoding uncharacterized protein LOC131683230; amino-acid sequence: MHLAAHEMPERQTQENLQRVIMDEIKVFGIEYSQIVAITSDNGQNILAAVRYMKRLLGDTLEGSLGSILRKEYSLVANSCDSENIETPELTETFVRDEEDILECELQMVPENDDFVEDLSRTEYDDELFEDGEDDKMINIDILESVRCGAHTAQLAVWDVLREYKTRLSNINKNASECTRKPIAKCSCSIKLLYHRRFVKQGGIYGTYYCDTSRN